The following coding sequences are from one Capsicum annuum cultivar UCD-10X-F1 chromosome 3, UCD10Xv1.1, whole genome shotgun sequence window:
- the LOC107866174 gene encoding O-glucosyltransferase rumi homolog, whose protein sequence is MASKTNTSSVRFSLTISIFLFLFIGAIFYTRFLRSSFDINSILTDTTVANSKQPQKKLEIQLNCTLGNLTKTCPASYYPSKFTHQNRSSLSTLPPTCPDYFRWIYDDLRPWGKTGITEEMLIRATSNAEFRLVIVNGRAYVETYRKSFQSRDTFTLWGILQMLRRYPGKVPNLDIIFNCGDPTVVQTEFYQRPKAPAPPPVFHYCSNDSSLDIAFPDWSFWGWTEINIRPWETMSKKLKKANEKKKWTDRERYAYWKGNLYVALSRKDLRKCNASEKQDTGARIYGQDWSQELKHGFKHSDLASQCIHRYKIYVEGQTWSVSEKYILACDSVTLLIKPQYYDFYSRGLMPMKHYWPIKDNDKCRSIKHAVDWGNTHEQEAQAIGRTANDFIQEQLKMDYVYDYMFHLLNEYSKLLKYKPTIPENAIELCSEAMACPAEGITKKFMLESMVEVPSDAIPCSMPPPFSPAEVHSILDTKENSIKQVDSWEQKYWKNKNEL, encoded by the exons ATGGCCAGCAAGACGAATACTAGTAGTGTGAGATTTTCACTAACAATCTCAATCTTCCTTTTTCTCTTCATCGGAGCTATCTTCTACACACGCTTTCTCCGTTCTTCCTTCGACATTAAT TCCATTCTCACTGATACAACCGTAGCCAACTCAAAACAGCCCCAAAAGAAGCTGGAAATCCAACTGAATTGTACACTTGGGAACCTCACAAAGACTTGTCCTGCTTCTTACTACCCATCAAAGTTCACTCATCAAAATCGATCCTCTTTATCAACTCTTCCGCCTACATGTCCAGATTACTTCCGCTGGATCTACGATGATCTACGGCCTTGGGGAAAAACAGGAATCACCGAGGAAATGCTGATACGAGCCACAAGTAATGCAGAATTCCGGTTGGTGATAGTGAATGGGAGAGCATATGTTGAAACCTACAGGAAGTCATTTCAAAGCCGAGACACATTTACATTATGGGGCATTTTACAAATGTTAAGGAGGTACCCCGGTAAAGTGCCCAACTTGGACATTATATTCAACtgtggtgacccaacagttgttcAGACCGAATTCTATCAACGTCCTAAGGCCCCTGCTCCTCCACCTGTGTTTCATTACTGTTCAAATGACTCGAGTTTGGATATTGCTTTTCCAGATTGGTCATTCTGGGGATG GACTGAGATTAATATAAGGCCTTGGGAGACAATGTCAAAGAAGTTAAAGAAAGCGaatgagaagaaaaaatggaCGGATAGAGAACGGTATGCCTACTGGAAGGGCAATCTATATGTTGCTTTAAGCAGGAAGGATCTGCGGAAGTGCAATGCTTCAGAAAAACAGGACACGGGTGCACGTATTTATGGCCAG GACTGGAGTCAAGAACTGAAGCATGGCTTCAAGCATTCAGATTTAGCTAGTCAATGCATCCACAG ATACAAGATTTATGTAGAAGGACAGACATGGTCCGTGAGTGAAAAATACATTTTGGCCTGTGATTCTGTTACGTTACTTATAAAACCCCAATACTACGATTTTTATAGTAGAGGTTTGATGCCGATGAAGCATTACTGGCCCATAAAAGATAATGACAAATGCCGATCTATCAAGCATGCTGTTGACTGGGGGAATACTCATGAACAAGAG GCTCAGGCGATCGGAAGGACAGCAAACGACTTCATTCAAGAACAACTCAAAATGGATTATGTATACGACTACATGTTCCATCTCCTGAATGAGTACTCAAAGCTCTTGAAATACAAGCCCACTATACCTGAAAATGCAATTGAGCTTTGTTCAGAGGCAATGGCATGCCCAGCTGAAGGAATCACAAAGAAATTCATGTTAGAATCTATGGTTGAAGTCCCCTCGGACGCGATACCTTGCAGCATGCCACCCCCCTTTAGTCCTGCAGAAGTTCACTCTATTCTTGATacaaaagaaaattcaatcaaacaaGTTGACTCATGGGAACAAAAGTACTGGAAGAACAAAAACGAGTTATGA